The genomic region GAAAAAAGCTTTAAAAAAGCACTTGAATTAGCTCGGCTAATTACTAATCCCTATTTAATTTATATAATTGCTGATAGCGATTCATTACAAGAAATAAAAGAAAATTATCAAATATTTGAGCCTGGCATTAAAAGCATTATAGACATTCAAAAACTTTTATATTTATCTACTGAAGAAAAAAAAGTTTTAATTATAAAATCGGTTGAATCTTTGTCGCTTGAGGCTCAAAATGCGCTTTTAAAAATTACCGAAGAGCCGCCGCCTCGAACTTCATTTTTCTTTATTAGCAATGATGAGAATAGTATTTTGCCAACTCTTTTGTCGCGTTTAAGAATAATTAGAATTCCACTTTTGCCGAAAGATGGATTTTATCGCAAAAGAATCAGCAATGATTTAAAAAAAGGCATTGAACAAAAAAATTTACTGCCAATTTATCTAAAAGAATTTTTAGGAGAAAATGAAATTGATTTTATGGAAAATTTAATTGTTTTGTTTCGCGACCAAATGCTTAATAAATTTAATATTGTAAATTATAAATACACTGATGCCAAAGGCGAAGTTAGCGGAGATATAATTAAAATGGCCATTAAAGCGCTTGAGGGTATGAAATATGCTAATTTAAATCCTCGCCTGCAAATAGAAAATATACTGTTAAATATATTTAAGAAGGATTTTTAACTTTAAAAAATGGGTTATAATTAAAAAGGATTTGCGGTCGAATCTAATTTTTAAAAAATGATAATAAATCAATTAATAGAAAAATTTAAAAAGGAAGGACAAAGTGTTTTGGATAATTTTAAAATTGAACTTGCTGGCATTAGATCAAATAGACCCCAACCAGCCCTGATTGAAAATTTAAAAGTTGAATGCCCTTCATATGGTTCTATTTTGCCATTAAAACATATCGCTTCTATTCAAGTAAGTTTACCAAATAGTTTAATTGTGCAGGTTTGGGATAAAAGCAATGTTAATGCCTGTGAAAAAGCTATTCAAGCGGCTAATTTAGGGGTCACAACCGCAATCGAAGGTTCGCAAATCAGAGTGATTTTGCCGCCATTGTCCCAAGAACGTCGCGAACAAATTTTTCAATTAGTAAAGAAGAAAGCCGAAGAAGCCAAAATTCATTTAAGAGGAAAAAGAGAAGATATATTAAAAGAAATGAAAGAATTGTTTGAAAATAAAAAAATTACCGAAGACGACAAATATCGAGGCAAAGATGAATTGCAGAAGGTAATTGATATTTTTAATGAAGAAATTGAAAAAATTGTAGAAAACAAAAAGAAAGAATTATACGAATAAGCATTAATTAATTTTTATGATGTTCGCTCTTATTTTTATTATTTCTTTAAATATTTTAATTTTTATCCACGAACTGGGGCATTTTTTAGTTGCTAAGAAAAAAGGGTTAAAAGTGGAAGAGTTTGGCTTGGGGATACCGCCGAGAATTTTTGGCATAAAAAAAGGAGAAACGATTTATTCAATTAATGCCTTGCCAATAGGAGGTTTTGTTAAAATTTATGGGGAAGATGGCTCTAATGCTGACAAAAAAGAGAGTTTTGCTAATCGATCGGCTGGAACGCGTATTAAAATTTTAGCTGCTGGAGTATTTATGAATTTAATTTTTGGGATTGTTCTTTTTATTGCTGGATTTAATATTGGTATTCCAGCCGTGGTAGAGAGCCAGAGCCTTGCGTTTATGAAGGATATTAAAACTTCTATTTTGGAGGTTCAGAAAAATTCTCCAGCCGAAGCGGCAGGCTTGAGAATGGGTGATAGAATTTTATTACTTCAAAAAGGAGAAGAAATTATTGAAAATCCAACAGTTGAAGAATTGCAGCAATTTACTAAAAAATACGCGGGCCAAACAATTGTTTTAAATATTGAACGCGGAAAGGAAAATTTGATTATTGAGGTGACCCCGCGGGAGAAAATTAGTGAAAATGAAGGTCCTCTGGGAGTTGTTGTTGGAGAAACAGGTTTTCTTAAATACCCTTTCTGGAGAAGTGTTTGGGAAGGGTTTAAGGCGGGTATTTCTTTATTTGCAAATGTATTTGTAATGCTTTTTATTTTTCTGAAATCTTTGATTTTTCAAGGAAAAATGATTGGGGAAGTGGCTGGGCCGGTGGGTATTACAGTTTTAGGAACGCAAGTTTTGAAATTGGGTCTCGCATATTTTATTCAATTTTTAGCAACACTCTCAATATATCTAGCGGCTATTAATTTAGTGCCATTTCCTGCATTAGATGGCAGTCGCATCTTTTTTATTTTATTAGAAAAAATTCGAGGCAAGGCGGTAGCAACTAAAACTGAAAATTTAATTCATACAATAGGTTTCGCAATTTTATTGCTGATTTTTTTCGTGATTACTTATCGCGACATTGTTAAACTATTTTAAGGTCAAATTGAAAAAAATATAAAAAGTTATAAAATAAAAATAACACTATGTTGCAGTCACAATTATTTTCTAAAGTTAGCAGAGATTTTCCAAAAGACGAGGTTTCAGTAAATGCGAAGTTATTAATTCGAGGAGGATTTGTTGACAAAGTGATGTCTGGCGTTTTTGTTTATTTACCATTAGGTTGGCGAGTTTATAAAAAAATAGAACAAATTATTAGAGAAGAAATGGTAGCTATAGGAGGTCAGGAAGTCTTCCTTTCAGTTTTAATGCCTAAGGAGTTGTGGCAAAAGACTGGTCGTTGGGATTCGTTTGGTGATGCTTTAATGAAGGTTAAAGACCGTTCTGATAAGGAATATGTTTTGGGTCCGACACATGAAGAAATGATTGCCGAATTAGTAAGAAAAAATATTCATACTTATCGTGATTTACCAAAAGCTATTTTCCAAATTCAAGATAAGTTTCGCGATGAACCAAGAGCAAAATCTGGTTTGTTGCGCGGCAAGGAATTTATGATGAAAGACTTGTATAGTTTTCATGCCACGCAGCAAGATTTGGATAATTATTATGAAGAGGCAAAGAAAGCTTATTTTAGAATTTTTTCGCGTTGCGGTTTAAAATCTTTTGCCGTTGAAGCTTCGGGCGGAGGATTTACCAAAGAAAGGGTGCACGAGTTTATGGTTAAAACCCCAGCGGGCGAAGATATTACCGTTTTATGCGAATTGTGCGGCTTTGCCCAAAATAAACAATTAGGTGAATATAAAGCTAAAAAAACTTGTCCTCAATGTGGCGGTCTTCTTAAAGAAGAAAAAACGGTTGAGGTGGGAAATATCTTTAAATTAGGTACCAAATTCAGCGAGGACATCGGCGCGTATTTTATTGATCGTGATGGCAAGAAAAAGGCAGTGATTATGGGATGTTATGGAATAGGAGTCGGTCGTTTAATGGGAACGGTTGTTGAAGTTTATCATGACGACAAAGGTATTGTTTGGCCGTTAAGTGTCGCTCCCTTTGCGGTTCATTTGATAAAAATTAATAATCCCGATGAGAAAATTGATAGAAAAATAAAGAAAGAAGCAGAAAAGGCTTATAATATCTTATTAAAGAATCAAATTGAAGTTTTATATGATGATCGTATGGATTTTTCTGCTGGCGAAAAATTAATAGAAGCTGATTTAATTGGCATTCCTTATCGAGCAATAATTAGCGAAAAAACCCTTCAAAAGCAATCAATTGAAATTAAAAGTCGAAATAGTGATAAGATAGAATTTATTAAATTATCACAACTGGGAAATTATTTTAAAAAAATCTTAAAATAATATGTTTAAAAAAATATTAGCCAAATTATCGCCGGGTTTAGGAATTGATTTGGGAACAGCCAATTCACTTGTTTATTTAGAAAAAGAAGGGATAGTCATAAATGAACCATCTGTAGTGGCTTACAATCAAAAAACAGGTGAGATTTTAGCGATTGGTAAAGAGGCGCAGGCAATGATAGGGCGGACGCCGCCGCATATTGCGGCTGTTCAACCATTAACAAATGGGGTTATTTCCGATTTTGAATTAACAGAAGAAATGCTCAAATATTTTTATAAGAAATTTCGCAAATCAAAAATGGGAATTTTACCTTATCGTCCGAGGGTTGTTATTGGAGTTCCTTGCGGTATTACTGAAGTTGAAAGAAAAGCGGTTGCTGATGCGGCTTTGAATGCTGGAGCGGGGGAAATATATTTAATTGAAGAGGCGTTGGCTGCGGCCATCGGCAGTCATATACCCATTTTTGAACCATCAGGAAATATTTTGGTTGATATTGGCGGCGGGACAACTGATATTGTCGTTGTTTCATTGGGTGGTATTGTACGGTATAAAAATTTAAAAATCGCCGGGCAGAAATTCAACGAAGATATTATTAGATATGTAAAAGATGAATATCGATTATTAATTGGAGAAATGACCGCAGAGCAAATTAAATTAGAAATAGGAGCGGCAAAAATTAATGGCATGGAGAAAAGGGAAGCTATTGCGCGAGGGCGGGATTTGGCTACTGGTTTGCCGAAAGAAATTGTTTTAACAACTGATGAAATTGCTAAAGCATTAGACAAATCGTTGAAAGTTTTAATAGAGGCCATTCGTTTAACTATTGAAGAAACACCCCCAGAATTAGTTGCTGATATTTCGACAAAAAGTATTTGGTTGTCTGGCGGTGGTAGTTTGTTGCGAAACCTGGATCGTTTAATTGAAAATTATTGTGGGATGCCGGTTAAATTAGTCGATGATCCATTAACTGCTACTGTTAGAGGTTTGGGTATGGTTGTTGAGGATTTAGAAAAGTACAAGAATATTGTGAGTTATGAATCACAAACAAAAGAATAATCTAATAATTTTGATTATTATTTATTGGATTTTTTTGAATCTCCAATTTGTTTCAGCAGCAACAGAATCCAAAACTTTCTTTGAAAATTGGAGAACATTTTTTTTAAACGTGGTCAAAAACATAGATTATTGGATTAACGGCGTAATTAAATACAAAGATATTCAAGAAGAAAATAATTTTTTAATTTTTCAAAATCGGGCATTAAAATCGCTTTTAATTGAATATCAGGATTTAAAATATGAAAACGAACTTTTGAAGGATGCCCTGCAATTAAAAAAATCAAAAAATCTTAATTTCGTTTTGGCGAATATTGTCGGGCGTTCACCATTAAATTTTTCGCAAACATTTATTATTGATAAGGGGGAAGAGGATGGTATCAAAGTCGGACAGATAATCGTGTGGGCTGGAAAAACTTTGGTGGGAGAAGTTATAGATGTTTCGAAGAGTTTTAGCACCGCAAGGGCAATTACCGATTCAGATTTTAAAGCCGCAGTTTTTGTAGGTGAAAAGAAAAGCGAAGGACTTTTTAAGGGGAATGGTTTTTTGGAGCCTCGCATTGACCTCATACCTGTTAAGGAAGAAATTAATGCCGGTGATGTTGTATATACTTCCGGTTTGGATAATAAATTTATAAAAAATTTATATATTGGAGAAGTAGAAGAAGCGGTGAAGCCCGCTGGTAAAGTTTTTCAAGAAATAAAGGTAAAACCAGCTGTTGATTGGACAAAATTATACCAAGTACTAGTTATTCTTTAAGACAATGAAAAAAAATATAAGAGATTTTTTTAAAATAATTATTTTCGGTTTTTTTATTGGTTTTTTAGCGTTATTGCAAATAACTTTTATTAATTGGTTTGATATTTTTGGCGTTAAAATAAATCTTGTTCTTATGGGGCTTTTGGCTAATATTTTTAATCCCAGCTGGATGTTAGTTCTTTTCGGTGTTTTTATTGGAGGTTTTATCTATGATTTTACAAGCCTTTTTAATTTTAGTTATTTAATTAGCTTCTTGGTTCTCGTATTGCTATTTAGATTTTTTGGGAGAAAATATTTAGTAGAAAAACACTTATTTTTAAATTTTTTTATTGGTTTTTTGGGGACCATTGTTTTTAATTTTTTCTACGTATTAATCAATTACATTTTTTTTCAAAATAACTTTTTTAATTATTTTTTAAGTTGGCGGCATCTTTTAGAAATCGGGATAAATTCACTACTAGTTTTTATTTTAGGATTAATGGGGGAATTTTTTAAATTAATTGTAAAGATGATTAAAAAATAAAATGAAGTTACATCTTAAAAAAAATAAAAAAATAAAAAGAGAAAGTGATTTTTTAGAGGCGGAGGAGATTTTATTTAATAAAGAAGCCCTTTCTAAATTAAGCGACTTGGAAGAAACGCAGAGATTAGAATTAGATATTGGTCGATGGGGGTTAGATTTATTGTTGGTCATTTTTCTTTTTTTTATTATTTTCTCTTTTGGGTGGGTGGTTGTTTTAAATTTTTCAAAAGGAAAAGAACTAACATTGGCCGCACAGCAGAATGCCATAACTTCTATCCCGATTATTGCCAATAGGGGTTTAATTTTTGATCGATTTAATAAAGAGCTGGTTTATAATCAAGAGGTTTTTGATTTAATTCTTTTCCCCGCTTATTTGCCCACGGACAAAAAGGAAAGAGAGGAATTTTTAAAGAAAATTAAAGAAGATGAAGAAATTGCCGTTTCTTTATCAGAGGAAAAATTAGAAGAAAATAAAAATCTTGAACCGATTGTTTTAAAGAGTAATTTGTCGCGAGAAGAAGCAATAAAATATGAAAGTTATTTTGCTGATGCGGCCGCTATTCAAGTGATGAAACAAAATTTAAGACAATACCAAAACAGCTTTGCTTTTAGTCACATTCTAGGCTATACGGGTCGTGTTTCCAAAGAGGATCTAGAGAAAAACCCTTATTATCAGAGATTTATTAAAATCGGAAAAAATGGACTAGAAGCTTTTTATGAGGATTATTTAAAAGGCGAGAATGGAGAAATTAAAATCTTACGCAATGCGGCAATGGAAATTCTTAATGAAGGAGTGGTAAAAGAACCAATCGATGGTAATAATTTATATTTAACAATAGACGCTGAGCTTCAGCAGTATAGTTATAACCGTTTGGCTCAACAGATAAAAAATTTAGGAATTAAACCGAGGGGAGGTGTGGTAATTATAACCAATCCAAATTCTGGTGAAATTTTATCACTTGTGAGTTATCCCGGTTACGATATCAACCTTTTTTCTAAGGGCATTAGCGTCGAAGAGTTTCAAAAGCTAACCAATGATAATAGTAAGCCATTATTTAATAGGGCGATTTTGGGATTATACAACCCCGGTTCAACTATCAAGCCGATTATGGCAATGGCTGCTTTGTTAGAAAACATCATTGATCCTTACAAAAAAATTGAAACTCATGGTTATATCACTATTCCCAATCCATATTTCCCTGATAAACCTTCAATTTTTGTTGATTGGCGCAATAATGGTTATGTTAATATGATTGATGCAATCGCACGATCCAGCAACGTTTATTTTTATATTATCGGCGGCGGCTATGAAAATTATCAAGGATTGGGGATTGCGAAAATCAAAAAATATTTAGAGGAATTTCAATTTAATTTTATTACAGGAATTGATTTGCCAGCGGAAAAAATTGGTTATATTCCCGATGAAAAAACCAAAGAATCTTGGCGTGTAGGCGACACCTACAATGTTTCTATTGGCCAGGGCGATTTAACAACAACTCCAATTCGTTTAATTACGAGTTTAAATTCCTTGATTAATAATGGTCGTTTATTAAGGCCGTATCTTGTGAAATATATCAACACCAACAACAATCAAATTATTTTACAAAACAACCCCCAAGTTATTAAAGAAAATTTTCTTAATCCAAACTACTTAAAAATTGTAAAAGAGGGTATGGGGCAAACAGTAAAAAGCGCTATGGGAACAGCGCATATTTTGGCTGATTTGCCATTCAGCGTTGGAGGAAAAAGCGGAAGCGCTCAAACTGCTGGTAATACAAAAATAAATGCTTTATTTTATGGTTTTGCTCCTTTTGAAAATCCGCAAATTTCCATTCTTGTTTTAATTGAAGATGTTCCAGAGGGATCATTGAATGCCATTCCGGTGGTAAAAGATATTTTGTTGTGGTATTATAAAAACAGAGGATTTTAGGTCGGTTACTGTCAGGGTCTTTAAGAGATCGTTTTTTTATTTTATTATGAGCGAGAAAATATATTTATCTAAAGAAAAATACGAAGAACTACAAAAAGAATTGGAAGAAAGAAAAACAAAAATTCGCAATAAAATTGCCAATGATTTAAAACACGCTAAAGAACTTGGTGATTTATCAGAAAATGCGGCTTATGCCGAAGCAAAAGAAGCAAAACAAAAAAATGACCAGCGAATCGCCGAATTGGAAAATATATTGCATAATTGCGTTGTTATTGAAAAACAAGAAAAAAATGATAAAGTAAATATAGGTTCAAAAGTAAAATTAGAAGATGAATCAGGAAATATTTTAGAGTACACCATAGTTGGTTCGTTAGAAAGCGATCCCGCTAATAAGTGCATTTCTTTTAAATCGCCATTGGGGGAATCATTATTGAATAAAAAAGCGGGAGAAGAAATAAAATTTTGTGGTCCAAATAATAATTGCAAAAAATACAAAATTTTAGAGATTAACTAATTATGTCTACCGCTGATCAAATTAAAAAATTGAGATTGAAAAAAATAGCGGAATTGACCAAAAACGGTGAGTTAATTTATCCTAGTCAATCGAGAAAAAATTCTTCCATTGGGGAGGTTTTGCTGCATTTTGAAAAATGGAGCAAAAAAAGAAAAAAGGTTTGTTTGGCGGGGAGAATTATGAGCTTGCGATTCCACGGAGGAATAATTTTTATTGATTTAAGAGACGGTAGTGGAAATATACAATTAGTTTTTAAGAAAGGCGAAACAAAAAATTTTGAAAACGTTGAAAATTATTTTGATGTTAGCGATTTTATTGAGGTTGATGGATATCCTTTTCAAACACAGCGCGGAGAAAAAAGTTTGATGGTTTTGGGTTGGGGATTATTAGCTAAGAGCTTAAAACCTCTACCATCAGAATGGTATGGTTTAAAAGATGTTGAAGAAAGATTTCGCAAACGTTATCTTGATATAGCTCTAAATAAAGAGATAAAAAATAGATTTAATTTGCGAGCAAAAATTATTCAGGCGCTTAGAGAATTTTTAGAGAAAAACGAATTCATAGAAGTTGAAACACCAATATTACAAACTCTTCATGGCGGAGCTTTGGCGCGTCCTTTTAAAACCAAACTCAATGCTCTAAATATGCCCCTTTATTTAAGAATTGCGCCCGAGCTCTATTTAAAAAGATTACTCGTGGGCGGGTTTGAGAAAATTTATGAAATTGGTAAGTGTTTTCGAAATGAAGGCATTGATAAAACACATAATCCTGAATTTACAATGATGGAGCTGTATTGGGCATATCAAAATTATGAAGGGTTGATGAATTTTATTGAAGAATTGATTATGTTTATTTTAAAAAAGACTTTTTCTGATAGTAGCAACCCTCTGCTTTTAGTTTACGACAACAAAACAATTAATTTTGAACCGCCATGGCCAAGAATTAATTTTCTAGATTTAATTAAGAAAAAAACTAATCTAGATCCAAACATTCATAATGAAAAAGAAATTTTAGCGTTTTTGCAGAGTCGGGGAGTGGAAATAAAAGAAGAGATGAAGAATCAAAATAAATGGGAACTTCTTGATGAAGTTTATAAAAAAATATGTATGGAAGAGATTATCCAACCTACATTTATCATTCATCATCCTGTGGCATTATCTCCATTGGCAAAAATTCGACAAGAAAACAGAGATGAAACAGAGCGATTTCAATTAGTTGTGGCTGGTATCGAATTTGTTAATGGCTACTCAGAATTAAATGATCCCGTTGATCAGGCTAAAAGATTTAAAAATCAAGAACAAAGAAGAAGAGCCGGAAATGAAGAAGCGTCGCCGTTTGATAAGGATTTTATTGAGGCGCTTGAATATGGTATGCCACCAACCGCTGGTGTGGGTATTGGTATCGATCGTTTGGTGATGCTTTTAACTAATGCGCCTTCAATTAAAGAGGTCATTTTCTTTCCTTTTATGAAAAATAAATAATATGCTCACGTATCTTTTAAAACAAATTAGGGAAAATCCTTCAATATTTGAAGATGGTTTGAATAAAAAGAATAGAGATTCGGGGATTATTAAAAAAATTGTTGAGTTGGACAAGGATTACAGGAGTATTTT from Patescibacteria group bacterium harbors:
- a CDS encoding rod shape-determining protein, which codes for MFKKILAKLSPGLGIDLGTANSLVYLEKEGIVINEPSVVAYNQKTGEILAIGKEAQAMIGRTPPHIAAVQPLTNGVISDFELTEEMLKYFYKKFRKSKMGILPYRPRVVIGVPCGITEVERKAVADAALNAGAGEIYLIEEALAAAIGSHIPIFEPSGNILVDIGGGTTDIVVVSLGGIVRYKNLKIAGQKFNEDIIRYVKDEYRLLIGEMTAEQIKLEIGAAKINGMEKREAIARGRDLATGLPKEIVLTTDEIAKALDKSLKVLIEAIRLTIEETPPELVADISTKSIWLSGGGSLLRNLDRLIENYCGMPVKLVDDPLTATVRGLGMVVEDLEKYKNIVSYESQTKE
- the greA gene encoding transcription elongation factor GreA produces the protein MSEKIYLSKEKYEELQKELEERKTKIRNKIANDLKHAKELGDLSENAAYAEAKEAKQKNDQRIAELENILHNCVVIEKQEKNDKVNIGSKVKLEDESGNILEYTIVGSLESDPANKCISFKSPLGESLLNKKAGEEIKFCGPNNNCKKYKILEIN
- the rseP gene encoding RIP metalloprotease RseP — translated: MMFALIFIISLNILIFIHELGHFLVAKKKGLKVEEFGLGIPPRIFGIKKGETIYSINALPIGGFVKIYGEDGSNADKKESFANRSAGTRIKILAAGVFMNLIFGIVLFIAGFNIGIPAVVESQSLAFMKDIKTSILEVQKNSPAEAAGLRMGDRILLLQKGEEIIENPTVEELQQFTKKYAGQTIVLNIERGKENLIIEVTPREKISENEGPLGVVVGETGFLKYPFWRSVWEGFKAGISLFANVFVMLFIFLKSLIFQGKMIGEVAGPVGITVLGTQVLKLGLAYFIQFLATLSIYLAAINLVPFPALDGSRIFFILLEKIRGKAVATKTENLIHTIGFAILLLIFFVITYRDIVKLF
- the lysS gene encoding lysine--tRNA ligase; its protein translation is MSTADQIKKLRLKKIAELTKNGELIYPSQSRKNSSIGEVLLHFEKWSKKRKKVCLAGRIMSLRFHGGIIFIDLRDGSGNIQLVFKKGETKNFENVENYFDVSDFIEVDGYPFQTQRGEKSLMVLGWGLLAKSLKPLPSEWYGLKDVEERFRKRYLDIALNKEIKNRFNLRAKIIQALREFLEKNEFIEVETPILQTLHGGALARPFKTKLNALNMPLYLRIAPELYLKRLLVGGFEKIYEIGKCFRNEGIDKTHNPEFTMMELYWAYQNYEGLMNFIEELIMFILKKTFSDSSNPLLLVYDNKTINFEPPWPRINFLDLIKKKTNLDPNIHNEKEILAFLQSRGVEIKEEMKNQNKWELLDEVYKKICMEEIIQPTFIIHHPVALSPLAKIRQENRDETERFQLVVAGIEFVNGYSELNDPVDQAKRFKNQEQRRRAGNEEASPFDKDFIEALEYGMPPTAGVGIGIDRLVMLLTNAPSIKEVIFFPFMKNK
- the mrdA gene encoding penicillin-binding protein 2, giving the protein MKLHLKKNKKIKRESDFLEAEEILFNKEALSKLSDLEETQRLELDIGRWGLDLLLVIFLFFIIFSFGWVVVLNFSKGKELTLAAQQNAITSIPIIANRGLIFDRFNKELVYNQEVFDLILFPAYLPTDKKEREEFLKKIKEDEEIAVSLSEEKLEENKNLEPIVLKSNLSREEAIKYESYFADAAAIQVMKQNLRQYQNSFAFSHILGYTGRVSKEDLEKNPYYQRFIKIGKNGLEAFYEDYLKGENGEIKILRNAAMEILNEGVVKEPIDGNNLYLTIDAELQQYSYNRLAQQIKNLGIKPRGGVVIITNPNSGEILSLVSYPGYDINLFSKGISVEEFQKLTNDNSKPLFNRAILGLYNPGSTIKPIMAMAALLENIIDPYKKIETHGYITIPNPYFPDKPSIFVDWRNNGYVNMIDAIARSSNVYFYIIGGGYENYQGLGIAKIKKYLEEFQFNFITGIDLPAEKIGYIPDEKTKESWRVGDTYNVSIGQGDLTTTPIRLITSLNSLINNGRLLRPYLVKYINTNNNQIILQNNPQVIKENFLNPNYLKIVKEGMGQTVKSAMGTAHILADLPFSVGGKSGSAQTAGNTKINALFYGFAPFENPQISILVLIEDVPEGSLNAIPVVKDILLWYYKNRGF
- the frr gene encoding ribosome recycling factor, whose translation is MIINQLIEKFKKEGQSVLDNFKIELAGIRSNRPQPALIENLKVECPSYGSILPLKHIASIQVSLPNSLIVQVWDKSNVNACEKAIQAANLGVTTAIEGSQIRVILPPLSQERREQIFQLVKKKAEEAKIHLRGKREDILKEMKELFENKKITEDDKYRGKDELQKVIDIFNEEIEKIVENKKKELYE
- a CDS encoding His/Gly/Thr/Pro-type tRNA ligase C-terminal domain-containing protein, which gives rise to MLQSQLFSKVSRDFPKDEVSVNAKLLIRGGFVDKVMSGVFVYLPLGWRVYKKIEQIIREEMVAIGGQEVFLSVLMPKELWQKTGRWDSFGDALMKVKDRSDKEYVLGPTHEEMIAELVRKNIHTYRDLPKAIFQIQDKFRDEPRAKSGLLRGKEFMMKDLYSFHATQQDLDNYYEEAKKAYFRIFSRCGLKSFAVEASGGGFTKERVHEFMVKTPAGEDITVLCELCGFAQNKQLGEYKAKKTCPQCGGLLKEEKTVEVGNIFKLGTKFSEDIGAYFIDRDGKKKAVIMGCYGIGVGRLMGTVVEVYHDDKGIVWPLSVAPFAVHLIKINNPDEKIDRKIKKEAEKAYNILLKNQIEVLYDDRMDFSAGEKLIEADLIGIPYRAIISEKTLQKQSIEIKSRNSDKIEFIKLSQLGNYFKKILK
- the mreC gene encoding rod shape-determining protein MreC; amino-acid sequence: MNHKQKNNLIILIIIYWIFLNLQFVSAATESKTFFENWRTFFLNVVKNIDYWINGVIKYKDIQEENNFLIFQNRALKSLLIEYQDLKYENELLKDALQLKKSKNLNFVLANIVGRSPLNFSQTFIIDKGEEDGIKVGQIIVWAGKTLVGEVIDVSKSFSTARAITDSDFKAAVFVGEKKSEGLFKGNGFLEPRIDLIPVKEEINAGDVVYTSGLDNKFIKNLYIGEVEEAVKPAGKVFQEIKVKPAVDWTKLYQVLVIL